The DNA sequence ATACGTTCAGCTGGATCTGGCGCGACTGTATTGGCCCACGAAGGTGAATATGTGCAAGTGGTTTTACCATCATCTGAAGTGCGAAGATTTCATGGTGAGGTTATGGCATCAATCGGCCAGTTATCCAATTCCGAGCATAGCTCTATAGTGATTGGCAAGGCAGGCAGGTCAAGATATCTCGGAAGGCGGCCAAAGGTGCGGGGTACGGCAATGAATCCAGTGGATCATCCGCATGGTGGCGGAGAGGGCAGACAACCTATTGGTATGCCGCATCCCAAGACTCCGTGGGGCAAACCAGCACTGGGTGTTAAAACAAGGAACAAAAAAAAGAAATCAAGTAAATTTATAGTTAGACGTAGAAAGAAATAAATTTATGAGTCGAAGTATCAAAAAAGGCGTATATGTGGATGAGAAACTGATGAAAAAGGTCAGCAAACTTAGAGTTGGTGATAAAACAGTAATCAAGACGTGGGCAAGGGCTTCAACGATTGTGCCTGAAATGGTGGGTTTTACTTTCGGCGTGCATAATGGCAAGACACATTTACCGGTTTTGGTTACAGAAGATATGGTTGGACACAAACTTGGCGAGTTTTCACCGACGCGCAAGTTTAGCCGTCACGGTGGCAGAATGCAGCGTGAGATAGAAGCTGCGGCCAGACAAAAAGAAATAGAAGCGGCGCAGGCGGCAAAGGTGGAACCCGAAGCCAAGAAGTAATTTTTTAATTTTATAATTTTATAAATAATTTCTTAATTTTTAAACATTAA is a window from the Candidatus Yanofskybacteria bacterium genome containing:
- the rpsS gene encoding 30S ribosomal protein S19; the protein is MSRSIKKGVYVDEKLMKKVSKLRVGDKTVIKTWARASTIVPEMVGFTFGVHNGKTHLPVLVTEDMVGHKLGEFSPTRKFSRHGGRMQREIEAAARQKEIEAAQAAKVEPEAKK